The nucleotide sequence CCAAACGATTTAAGGCTAATAGATAAGGAGCAGGATCGGGTTTTCCTTTTGGGGCTTCTTCAGCTAAAATCACTGTAGGCAATCGTTGTTGAAGACCTAGAACTTCTAGCATAAATTCTGCATTTTTCCGAGGCGCATTAGTTACCACAGCTTGTTTAATTTGACGAGATTGTGCCCATTCGAGTAAATGGATTAAACCGTTCATCGGTTGCAGTCCTTGGGCTAATTGTCGAAATTGAGCTTCTTTCTCCTCGGCTAACTTAATTCCTTCAGTGTCGGATAATTGAGGCAGAATGTCTTTAATAATCACTTCATTTAATCGTCCGGAGATTCGTCGGTTATAAAACTCCTGATCGATGAACAAATCAAAGTGAGCTAAAATCTCTTTCCAAGTTAGGAAATGTAGGGGATCTGTATTGGCTAAAGTTCCGTCTAAGTCAAACAGAATTGCAGACAGCATCATTCATTCCGGTTGGTTACATTTTGTAACATTGACAACATAGGTTATTGTAGCTTACTTTTTCAAATTTTCTTGTGTAGAAGGTAACTGACTCTTAGTCGTTAGTCATTAGTCGTTAGTCGTTAGTCATTAGTCAATAGTCATTAGTCATTAGTCATTAGTCGTTAGTTCCCCTTTAGCACAACTCCCGACTTCCCTACTTTCTAAAGGATTAACTAACTCGAGGAAATGGGGCAGTGCGGAACGAGTTCCGCACCTCAGACAATCTCTACCCCAAAAAATAATCATTAATAGTCCTGTTCTTCACAATGAAAATCTTCATCAAAATCCTCAAAATCGTCGTATTCCTCCTCAAAATCC is from Gloeothece verrucosa PCC 7822 and encodes:
- a CDS encoding HAD family hydrolase: MMLSAILFDLDGTLANTDPLHFLTWKEILAHFDLFIDQEFYNRRISGRLNEVIIKDILPQLSDTEGIKLAEEKEAQFRQLAQGLQPMNGLIHLLEWAQSRQIKQAVVTNAPRKNAEFMLEVLGLQQRLPTVILAEEAPKGKPDPAPYLLALNRLGVSAAEAVAFEDSPSGIRAATAAGIFTIGVNSTHDSNHLLESGAKWIIEDFNASQLWQWLNQ